The proteins below come from a single Streptomyces sp. M92 genomic window:
- a CDS encoding SCO2322 family protein — protein MTRRAVLLFLAAFLLIGTAGQAQAAGYRYWSFWDRDGDKWVYATQGPSLARPSDGDVQGFRFAVSANSGDAAQPRGTADFASICAKTPAEDGTKRVALVLDFGTASDAPPGETPPAARTACAQVSADATTADALAAVADPLRYNNSALLCAIAGYPKSGCGEQVAEQDPTSTPKQQPAADAGDDEDGPSVGLYAGIALVAALAGAATWQARRRRNASD, from the coding sequence GTGACCCGCCGCGCCGTACTCCTCTTCCTGGCCGCGTTCCTGCTGATCGGGACCGCGGGCCAGGCACAGGCCGCCGGTTACCGCTACTGGTCCTTCTGGGACCGGGACGGCGACAAGTGGGTCTACGCCACCCAGGGCCCGTCGCTCGCCCGCCCCTCCGACGGCGACGTCCAGGGCTTCCGTTTCGCGGTGAGCGCGAACTCGGGCGACGCGGCCCAGCCCCGTGGCACGGCGGACTTCGCCTCGATCTGCGCGAAGACACCGGCCGAGGACGGCACCAAGCGCGTCGCGCTGGTCCTGGACTTCGGCACCGCGTCCGACGCCCCGCCCGGCGAGACCCCGCCGGCCGCGCGGACGGCCTGCGCCCAGGTCTCCGCCGACGCGACGACGGCCGACGCCCTGGCCGCCGTGGCGGACCCGCTCCGCTACAACAACAGCGCCCTGCTGTGCGCGATCGCGGGCTACCCGAAGTCGGGCTGCGGGGAACAGGTGGCGGAGCAGGACCCGACGAGCACCCCGAAGCAGCAGCCCGCCGCGGACGCCGGCGACGACGAGGACGGCCCGTCGGTCGGCCTCTACGCGGGCATCGCCCTCGTGGCGGCCCTGGCCGGAGCGGCGACCTGGCAGGCGAGGCGGCGCAGGAATGCGTCCGACTGA
- a CDS encoding energy-coupling factor transporter transmembrane component T → MRPTDPADIRAAGASRIAPREPGRARGRAAPGGGALHPGAWWLWALALGTAATRTTNPLLLALLVAVSAYVVVTRRPHAPWSRSYGAFVKLALAVLVIRLLFTTFLGSPIPGTHTLLTLPEVPLPDWAQGIRLGGRVTAEGLTFALYDAMKLATLLICVGAANALANPSRLLKSLPGALYEMGVAVVVALTFAPNLIADVQRLRAARRLRGRPDRGVRGLLQVGLPVLEGALERSVALAAAMDARGYGRTAQVPAAVRRTTAALTLAGLLGVCAGTYGLLTAAGGTYGVPVLLIGVAAALAGLWLGGRRTVRTRYRPDRWDARAWLVTASGAAVAALMFLAAARDPAALHPGVVPLEAPDLPLGPAAAVLIGLLPAFVTPAPDHPAPAKEPS, encoded by the coding sequence ATGCGTCCGACTGACCCTGCGGACATCCGTGCCGCCGGGGCGTCGAGGATCGCCCCGCGCGAGCCCGGCCGAGCACGGGGGAGGGCGGCCCCGGGCGGCGGGGCCCTCCACCCCGGCGCCTGGTGGCTCTGGGCGCTGGCCCTCGGCACCGCCGCCACCCGCACCACCAACCCCCTGCTCCTCGCCCTCCTCGTCGCCGTCTCCGCCTACGTGGTCGTCACCCGCCGCCCCCACGCCCCCTGGTCCCGCTCCTACGGCGCCTTCGTCAAGCTCGCCCTCGCCGTCCTCGTCATCCGCCTCCTCTTCACCACGTTCCTGGGCTCCCCCATCCCCGGCACCCACACCCTCCTCACCCTCCCCGAAGTCCCCCTCCCCGACTGGGCGCAGGGCATCCGCCTCGGCGGACGGGTCACCGCCGAGGGCCTCACCTTCGCCCTGTACGACGCGATGAAGCTGGCCACCCTCCTCATCTGCGTCGGCGCCGCGAACGCCCTCGCCAATCCCTCCCGCCTTCTCAAGTCCCTCCCCGGCGCCCTGTACGAGATGGGTGTCGCGGTCGTCGTCGCCCTCACCTTCGCCCCGAACCTCATCGCCGACGTCCAGCGCCTGCGCGCCGCCCGCCGCCTGCGCGGCCGCCCCGACCGCGGCGTACGGGGCCTGCTCCAGGTCGGACTGCCGGTGCTGGAGGGCGCCCTGGAGCGTTCCGTCGCCCTCGCCGCCGCGATGGACGCCCGCGGCTACGGCCGTACCGCCCAGGTCCCGGCCGCCGTTCGCCGGACCACCGCCGCGCTCACCCTCGCGGGACTGCTCGGCGTCTGCGCGGGGACGTACGGGCTGCTGACCGCGGCGGGTGGCACGTACGGCGTCCCGGTGCTCCTGATCGGTGTCGCCGCCGCCCTCGCCGGACTGTGGCTCGGCGGCCGCCGGACGGTGCGCACCCGCTACCGCCCGGACCGCTGGGACGCCCGCGCCTGGCTGGTCACCGCCTCCGGCGCGGCCGTCGCGGCGCTGATGTTCCTCGCCGCCGCCCGCGACCCGGCGGCCCTGCACCCGGGCGTGGTCCCGCTGGAGGCCCCGGACCTCCCCCTGGGGCCGGCGGCGGCCGTACTGATCGGCCTGCTCCCGGCGTTCGTCACCCCCGCCCCCGACCACCCCGCACCCGCCAAGGAGCCGTCGTGA
- a CDS encoding ABC transporter ATP-binding protein — protein MIRFEDVSVMYDGATEPTVRGIDFEVPEGELVLLAGPSGVGKSTVLGAVSGLVPHFTGGTLSGRVTVAGRDTRTHKPRELADVVGTVGQDPLSHFVTDTVEDELAYGMESLGLPPDVMRRRVEETLDLLGLSDLRSRPIATLSGGQQQRVAIGSVLTPHPDVLVLDEPTSALDPAAAEEVLAVLQRLVHDLGTTVLMAEHRLERVIQYADQVVLLPAPGAPPLLGPPAEVMAVSPVYPPVVDLGRLAGWSPLPLTIRDARRRAAPLRDRLAGREIPGHTPPAAALPAPPALRPPASRRWRRGKRARTSAASTTPYAAEVRSLAVRRDRIRALRGVDLTVSPGETVALMGRNGAGKSTLLSALVGLVEPSAGSVRAGDAVPHRTAPRDLVRRVGLVPQEPRDLLYADTVAAECAAADRDAEAAPGTCRALLTELLPGVTDDTHPRDLSEGQRLTLALSVVLTARPPLLLLDEPTRGLDYAAKARLAGVLRSLAAEGHAIVLATHDVELAAELAHRVVLLAEGEVIADGPAADVVVASPSFAPQVAKVLAPRKWLTVAQVREALA, from the coding sequence GTGATCCGCTTCGAGGACGTATCGGTCATGTACGACGGTGCGACCGAACCCACCGTCCGGGGCATCGACTTCGAGGTCCCCGAGGGCGAACTCGTGCTGCTCGCCGGCCCGTCCGGGGTCGGCAAGTCCACCGTCCTCGGCGCGGTCAGCGGCCTGGTCCCGCACTTCACCGGCGGCACGCTGAGCGGCCGGGTCACGGTCGCCGGCCGCGACACCCGCACCCACAAGCCGCGCGAACTGGCCGACGTCGTGGGCACCGTCGGCCAGGACCCGCTGTCCCACTTCGTGACGGACACCGTCGAGGACGAGCTCGCCTACGGCATGGAGTCACTGGGCCTGCCCCCGGACGTGATGCGCCGCCGCGTCGAGGAGACCCTCGACCTGCTGGGCCTGTCCGACCTCCGCTCCCGCCCCATCGCCACGCTCTCCGGCGGCCAGCAGCAGCGGGTCGCCATCGGCTCGGTCCTCACCCCGCACCCGGACGTACTGGTCCTGGACGAGCCGACCTCCGCCCTCGACCCGGCCGCCGCGGAGGAGGTCCTGGCGGTCCTCCAGCGCCTGGTCCACGACCTCGGGACGACGGTCCTGATGGCCGAGCACCGCCTGGAACGGGTCATCCAGTACGCCGACCAGGTCGTCCTGCTCCCGGCCCCCGGCGCGCCGCCGCTGCTGGGCCCCCCGGCGGAGGTGATGGCCGTGTCCCCGGTGTACCCGCCGGTGGTGGACCTGGGCCGGCTGGCGGGCTGGTCCCCGCTGCCCCTGACCATCCGGGACGCCCGCCGCCGCGCGGCCCCGCTGCGGGATCGGCTGGCCGGCCGGGAGATACCGGGCCACACCCCACCGGCCGCCGCGCTTCCCGCGCCCCCCGCGCTCCGGCCCCCCGCCTCCCGCCGGTGGCGGCGCGGCAAGCGGGCAAGAACGTCCGCCGCCTCCACCACCCCCTACGCCGCCGAGGTCCGTTCCCTCGCCGTCCGCCGCGACCGCATCCGGGCCCTGCGCGGCGTCGACCTCACCGTCTCCCCCGGCGAGACGGTCGCCCTCATGGGCCGCAACGGCGCCGGGAAGTCCACCCTCCTCTCCGCCCTCGTCGGCCTGGTCGAACCGTCCGCCGGTTCGGTCCGCGCCGGTGACGCGGTGCCGCACCGCACGGCCCCCCGCGACCTCGTACGCCGCGTGGGCCTGGTCCCGCAGGAGCCGCGCGACCTGCTGTACGCCGACACGGTCGCCGCCGAGTGCGCGGCCGCCGACCGGGACGCGGAGGCGGCCCCCGGCACCTGCCGCGCCCTGCTCACCGAACTGCTCCCGGGCGTCACCGACGACACCCACCCCCGCGACCTCTCCGAGGGCCAGCGCCTCACCCTCGCCCTCTCCGTCGTCCTGACCGCCCGCCCGCCCCTTCTCCTCCTGGACGAGCCGACCCGCGGCCTGGACTACGCGGCGAAGGCCCGGCTGGCCGGCGTCCTGCGCTCCCTCGCCGCCGAGGGGCACGCGATCGTGCTGGCCACACACGACGTGGAACTGGCGGCCGAGCTGGCCCACCGGGTGGTGCTGCTCGCGGAGGGCGAGGTGATCGCCGACGGTCCGGCGGCGGACGTGGTGGTGGCCTCCCCGTCCTTCGCACCGCAGGTCGCCAAGGTACTGGCGCCGCGCAAGTGGCTCACGGTCGCGCAGGTACGGGAGGCACTGGCATGA
- a CDS encoding ECF transporter S component — MTGGPPPQRQARAVRLGPRSVAALVLVSAVGVAGFGWPFLAPPDASLNAHAQDAPWLFAGLLVLLVAVVAATISESGLGPKAVAMLGVLAAAGAALRPIGAGTAGLEPMFFLMVLSGRVLGPGFGFVLGSVTMFASALLTGGVGPWMPFQMLSMGWFTMGAGLLPGPDRLRGRTELLMLAAYGFLAAFAYGTVMNLAGWTFMNTLASNIAFDPDASIPDNLARFVAYCLATSLGWDGGRAAMTVVLTLTLGTPLLKALRRATRRAAFEAPVTFEKAGEVSRPT, encoded by the coding sequence ATGACCGGCGGCCCCCCTCCCCAGCGCCAGGCTCGCGCGGTACGTCTCGGCCCCCGCTCGGTCGCCGCCCTCGTGCTGGTCAGCGCGGTCGGGGTGGCGGGCTTCGGCTGGCCGTTCCTGGCCCCGCCGGACGCGTCCCTGAACGCGCACGCGCAGGACGCGCCGTGGCTGTTCGCGGGCCTGCTGGTGCTACTGGTGGCCGTGGTGGCGGCGACGATCTCGGAGTCGGGCCTCGGTCCCAAGGCGGTGGCGATGCTCGGCGTCCTGGCGGCGGCGGGCGCGGCACTGCGCCCGATCGGCGCGGGGACGGCCGGTCTGGAGCCGATGTTCTTCCTCATGGTCCTCAGCGGCCGGGTCCTCGGCCCAGGCTTCGGCTTCGTCCTCGGCTCGGTCACGATGTTCGCGTCCGCGCTGCTCACCGGCGGGGTGGGGCCGTGGATGCCGTTTCAGATGCTGTCGATGGGCTGGTTCACGATGGGCGCGGGCCTGCTGCCGGGCCCCGACCGGCTGCGCGGCCGCACGGAACTGCTCATGCTGGCCGCGTACGGTTTCCTGGCCGCGTTCGCGTACGGCACGGTCATGAACCTGGCGGGCTGGACGTTCATGAACACGCTCGCCTCGAACATCGCCTTCGACCCGGACGCGTCGATCCCCGACAACCTGGCCCGCTTCGTCGCCTACTGCCTGGCCACGTCCCTCGGCTGGGACGGGGGCCGCGCCGCCATGACGGTCGTCCTGACCCTCACGCTCGGCACCCCGCTCCTCAAGGCGCTGCGCCGGGCGACCCGCCGGGCGGCCTTCGAGGCGCCGGTCACGTTCGAGAAGGCCGGCGAGGTGAGCCGCCCCACGTGA
- a CDS encoding transglycosylase SLT domain-containing protein has product MTAASLLRSVATPKKALAGAALAAATCGSLIAAAPAQAATPASSAQATAKKMIGDSAEYQCFSKIVDHESDWNVNATNSSSGAYGLVQALPGSKMASAGSDWKTNAATQIEWGLDYMKDRYGSACDAWSFWQSNGWY; this is encoded by the coding sequence TTGACCGCCGCCTCCCTCCTCCGCTCCGTCGCCACCCCGAAGAAGGCCCTCGCGGGCGCCGCCCTGGCCGCGGCCACCTGCGGCTCGCTGATCGCCGCCGCGCCCGCGCAGGCCGCGACGCCGGCCTCCTCGGCACAGGCGACCGCGAAGAAGATGATCGGCGACTCGGCCGAATACCAGTGCTTCTCGAAGATCGTCGACCACGAGAGCGACTGGAACGTCAACGCCACCAACTCCTCCAGCGGCGCCTACGGCCTGGTCCAGGCCCTGCCGGGCTCGAAGATGGCCTCGGCCGGTTCCGACTGGAAGACCAACGCGGCCACCCAGATCGAGTGGGGTCTGGACTACATGAAGGACCGCTACGGCAGCGCCTGCGACGCGTGGAGCTTCTGGCAGTCCAACGGCTGGTACTGA
- a CDS encoding M15 family metallopeptidase: MTEIVLMSDPRVAAVPVQECGERLVDVRQGSPLLVDRRKWQDSAGDFAYLREGVLARLLEAQAQLPPGLRLLFVEGYRPPALQRHYFDKYATRLRAEHPDWSPDRIRSAASRYVSPPEIAPHSAGSAVDLTLADLDGRELDLGTRMNATPEESAGACYTHAANISEKARSHRSVLGAALTAAGLVNYPTEWWHWSYGDRYWALATGATAAHYGPTGKP; encoded by the coding sequence ATGACCGAGATCGTTCTGATGTCCGACCCGAGGGTCGCCGCCGTGCCCGTCCAGGAGTGCGGCGAGCGACTCGTCGACGTTCGGCAGGGCAGCCCGCTGCTGGTCGACCGGCGCAAGTGGCAGGACTCCGCGGGCGACTTCGCCTACCTGCGGGAAGGCGTGCTCGCCCGACTCCTCGAAGCCCAGGCACAGCTACCGCCGGGACTGCGACTGCTCTTCGTCGAGGGATACCGCCCACCCGCTCTCCAGCGCCACTACTTCGACAAGTACGCGACCCGACTGCGCGCCGAACATCCCGACTGGTCCCCCGATCGGATCCGCTCGGCGGCCAGTCGCTACGTCTCCCCGCCCGAGATAGCCCCCCACAGCGCGGGCTCGGCCGTCGACCTGACGCTCGCGGACCTCGACGGCCGCGAACTCGACCTGGGCACCCGCATGAACGCGACCCCGGAGGAGAGCGCGGGCGCCTGCTACACGCACGCCGCCAACATCAGCGAGAAGGCCCGTTCCCACCGCTCCGTGCTGGGCGCCGCACTCACCGCCGCGGGCCTGGTCAACTACCCGACGGAGTGGTGGCACTGGTCGTACGGAGACCGCTACTGGGCGTTGGCGACAGGAGCGACGGCCGCGCACTACGGCCCGACCGGAAAACCGTGA
- a CDS encoding GlxA family transcriptional regulator — protein sequence MHTVSRLIAIVLFEDVDLLDVTGPPEVFSLARRETDEAAGYDVVLAAETMDPVTTGAGVRVLPDVTFDELSERSIDTLIVPGAVEVDGQRGVHPRTDPAVVDRVRRLAERTRRVTSVCVGAHILAAAGLLDGKRATTHWSTAQQLAADHPAVEVDADPIFIREGDVWTGAGISACLDLSLALIADDLGEAVALRVARQLVMYLKRPSGQSQFSVPLEQVSTTRRIEDLRHHIMRHIAEPLTVADLAACAHVSDRQLTRIFKNELGTTPHAYIESARVEVARHQLESTDATLERVASACGFGTVDTLVRAFRRRLDTTPTEYRRRFRTVPALTPDGDPRG from the coding sequence TTGCACACCGTCAGCCGACTGATCGCCATCGTCCTCTTCGAAGACGTCGACCTGCTCGACGTCACCGGACCGCCGGAGGTGTTCTCCCTCGCGCGACGGGAGACGGACGAGGCTGCGGGCTACGACGTCGTCCTCGCCGCGGAGACCATGGACCCGGTCACCACCGGCGCGGGGGTCCGGGTCCTGCCCGACGTCACCTTCGACGAGCTGTCCGAGCGGAGCATCGACACCCTGATCGTGCCCGGCGCGGTGGAGGTCGACGGCCAGCGCGGCGTCCATCCGCGCACCGACCCCGCCGTGGTGGACCGGGTGAGGCGACTGGCCGAGCGGACCCGACGGGTCACCTCCGTCTGCGTCGGGGCCCACATCCTCGCCGCGGCCGGGCTCCTCGACGGCAAGCGCGCCACCACCCACTGGTCGACGGCGCAGCAGCTGGCCGCCGATCATCCGGCGGTCGAGGTCGACGCCGACCCGATCTTCATCCGCGAGGGCGATGTCTGGACCGGCGCCGGGATCAGTGCCTGCCTCGACCTGTCCCTCGCCCTCATCGCCGACGACCTCGGGGAGGCCGTCGCGCTGCGTGTCGCCCGGCAGCTCGTGATGTACCTGAAGCGGCCGAGCGGGCAGAGCCAGTTCAGCGTTCCCCTGGAGCAGGTCTCCACGACGCGGCGCATCGAGGATCTCCGGCACCACATCATGCGCCACATCGCCGAACCGCTCACGGTCGCGGACCTCGCCGCGTGCGCCCATGTCAGCGACCGGCAACTCACCCGGATCTTCAAGAACGAACTCGGCACGACCCCGCACGCCTACATCGAGTCGGCCCGCGTGGAAGTGGCCCGCCACCAGCTCGAATCCACCGACGCGACCCTGGAGCGCGTCGCCTCCGCCTGCGGCTTCGGCACTGTCGACACCCTGGTCAGGGCCTTCCGCCGCCGACTCGACACGACCCCGACCGAGTACCGCCGACGCTTCCGGACCGTACCGGCGCTCACACCTGACGGAGATCCGCGCGGGTGA
- a CDS encoding cysteine hydrolase family protein, whose amino-acid sequence MPRTTLRQLNGFDDTPAKLADSTLVLIDYQNTYTTGVMELDGWQDALDAGARLLARARQEGAKVVHVVNDGGEGTPYDIRAEIGSIHPSVAPLDGEPVVVKKAPNAFVGTDLDQHVDAAGNTDLVLAGFMTHMCVAFTAQGAFLRGNRPTVVADACATRALPVAGTELDARQVHHSALATIADLYGVVVPSQKEIS is encoded by the coding sequence ATGCCCAGAACGACCCTGCGCCAGCTCAACGGTTTCGACGACACCCCCGCGAAGCTCGCCGACTCGACCCTGGTTTTGATCGACTACCAGAACACCTACACGACCGGTGTGATGGAGCTGGACGGCTGGCAGGACGCGCTCGACGCCGGTGCCCGGCTGCTGGCGCGGGCCCGCCAGGAGGGCGCGAAGGTCGTTCACGTCGTCAACGACGGCGGCGAGGGCACCCCTTACGACATCCGCGCCGAGATCGGCTCGATCCACCCGAGCGTCGCACCGCTCGACGGTGAGCCCGTGGTCGTCAAGAAGGCGCCCAACGCGTTCGTCGGCACGGACCTCGACCAGCACGTCGACGCCGCCGGCAACACCGACCTCGTCCTCGCCGGCTTCATGACGCACATGTGCGTGGCCTTCACCGCCCAGGGCGCCTTCCTGCGCGGCAACCGCCCCACGGTCGTCGCCGACGCCTGCGCCACCCGCGCGCTGCCGGTCGCGGGCACCGAACTGGACGCCCGCCAGGTGCACCACAGCGCCCTCGCCACCATCGCCGACCTGTACGGGGTCGTCGTTCCGTCGCAGAAGGAGATCTCCTGA
- a CDS encoding cysteine hydrolase family protein, which translates to MKLLRPAVALAAAAVLSVTATACGGDSEAATAKDEPSASATTATNVAKDTTTLRELNDLGDTPATLSDATLILVDYQNTYTEGVMELDGWKPAVDNAEALLKRARKAGTPVIHIVDKGYDLKSKAGQIIPALKPAEGEPVVEKSVPNAFHGTDLAEQVKKAGNKNVIIAGFMTNMCTLFTAQGAFLNGNAPTVVADASATRPLPLKGNPNGIPAQQVHEAALATVQDLYGVVVPSQKSLT; encoded by the coding sequence ATGAAGCTGCTCCGTCCGGCCGTCGCGCTCGCCGCCGCCGCCGTCCTCTCGGTCACCGCCACCGCCTGCGGCGGCGACTCCGAGGCCGCCACCGCCAAGGACGAGCCGTCGGCCTCCGCCACCACCGCGACGAACGTCGCGAAGGACACGACGACGCTGCGCGAGCTCAACGATCTCGGCGACACCCCGGCCACGCTCTCCGACGCGACGCTCATCCTCGTCGACTACCAGAACACCTACACCGAAGGTGTGATGGAACTCGACGGCTGGAAGCCGGCCGTGGACAACGCCGAGGCCCTGCTGAAGCGGGCCCGGAAGGCGGGCACCCCGGTCATCCACATCGTCGACAAGGGCTACGACCTGAAGTCGAAGGCGGGCCAGATCATTCCGGCGCTCAAGCCGGCCGAGGGCGAGCCCGTCGTCGAGAAAAGCGTCCCCAACGCCTTCCACGGCACCGATCTCGCCGAGCAGGTCAAGAAGGCCGGCAACAAGAACGTCATCATCGCCGGGTTCATGACGAACATGTGCACCCTGTTCACCGCTCAGGGCGCCTTCCTCAACGGCAACGCTCCGACCGTGGTCGCCGACGCCTCCGCGACCCGGCCGCTGCCCCTGAAGGGCAACCCCAACGGCATCCCGGCGCAGCAGGTCCACGAGGCGGCTCTCGCCACGGTCCAGGATCTCTACGGAGTCGTGGTGCCGTCGCAGAAGTCCCTCACCTGA
- a CDS encoding ATP-binding protein: MNDYFPSVLVGHRPADQYRMSFTAGAHSARHVRRIVRSYLREWDLFGLADAVELGVTELLANVVRHVPDRRCTLLLLRRADGGGVRVEVADGSPRQPVPVARVSDDAECGRGLVLLDAVVDKWGVGPGFGDGKTVWFECGGASPAPEAGDAR, translated from the coding sequence GTGAACGATTACTTTCCCTCGGTCCTCGTGGGCCACCGCCCGGCGGACCAGTACCGGATGAGCTTCACGGCCGGCGCGCACTCGGCGCGGCACGTCCGCCGCATCGTGCGTTCGTACCTGCGCGAGTGGGACCTCTTCGGGCTGGCCGACGCGGTGGAACTCGGCGTGACCGAGCTGCTGGCCAACGTCGTACGCCATGTCCCGGACCGCCGCTGCACGCTGCTGTTGCTGCGGCGGGCGGACGGGGGCGGGGTCCGGGTGGAGGTGGCGGACGGGAGTCCCCGGCAGCCCGTACCGGTCGCGCGGGTGAGTGACGACGCGGAGTGCGGCCGGGGCCTGGTGCTGCTGGACGCGGTGGTGGACAAGTGGGGTGTGGGGCCCGGCTTCGGGGACGGCAAGACCGTGTGGTTCGAGTGCGGTGGGGCGTCCCCCGCCCCGGAAGCGGGGGACGCCCGGTGA
- a CDS encoding helix-turn-helix domain-containing protein: protein MTHINVLDPGASPLDYYGFELRRHREAAGLTQRQLGDIVNYTGSLVGQIETARKLPTPEFSERVDAALGTGGFLSRLVDLVMRSQLPAWFQQVAELEVRAVEICTFQTHMIHGLLQTDAYVRAVLGTLDPTDLDDRTAVRLARQRIFDKEEPPVFWAILSEAALRQEIGDRETMRGQLAHLLSFESNPRINVQVLPYSAGAHAGLQGSFNLYRFARDPAIVYTEGYGTGHPTANPDTVKDCSLRYDHLRAAALPLRDSAGLIRRLMEERYGEQGSADEDPVA, encoded by the coding sequence GTGACCCACATCAACGTCCTGGACCCGGGTGCCTCGCCGCTCGACTACTACGGCTTCGAGCTGCGCCGCCATCGGGAGGCCGCCGGGCTGACCCAACGGCAGCTGGGCGACATCGTCAACTACACCGGGTCGCTGGTCGGCCAGATCGAGACGGCGCGGAAACTGCCGACGCCGGAGTTCAGCGAGCGGGTGGACGCGGCGCTGGGGACGGGCGGGTTCCTTTCGCGGCTGGTCGACCTGGTGATGCGCAGCCAGCTTCCGGCCTGGTTCCAACAGGTGGCGGAGTTGGAGGTGCGCGCGGTCGAGATCTGCACCTTCCAGACGCACATGATCCACGGCCTGCTCCAGACCGACGCGTACGTACGGGCCGTACTCGGCACGCTCGATCCCACCGACCTCGACGACCGCACCGCCGTGCGGCTCGCCCGCCAGCGCATCTTCGACAAGGAGGAGCCTCCGGTCTTCTGGGCGATCCTCAGCGAGGCTGCACTGCGTCAGGAGATCGGCGACCGGGAGACGATGCGCGGCCAACTGGCCCACCTGTTGTCGTTCGAGAGCAATCCCCGGATCAACGTCCAAGTGCTGCCGTACTCGGCGGGTGCACACGCGGGGCTGCAAGGCTCATTCAACCTCTATCGCTTCGCGAGGGACCCCGCCATTGTCTACACGGAGGGGTACGGCACCGGTCATCCGACCGCCAACCCGGACACCGTCAAGGACTGTTCACTCCGTTACGATCATCTCCGGGCCGCCGCGCTCCCCCTCAGGGACTCGGCGGGGCTGATCCGCCGGTTGATGGAGGAACGCTATGGGGAACAAGGCTCTGCCGACGAGGATCCAGTGGCGTAA
- a CDS encoding DUF397 domain-containing protein, translating into MGNKALPTRIQWRKSSYSGDQGGDCLECSPLRRLAWRKSSYSSDQGGECLEVADLPRHPAVAVRDSKNPAGPIIPLAPAAFAAFVDWAATAAH; encoded by the coding sequence ATGGGGAACAAGGCTCTGCCGACGAGGATCCAGTGGCGTAAGTCCAGCTACAGCGGCGACCAGGGCGGCGACTGCCTCGAGTGCTCGCCGCTCCGCAGGCTGGCGTGGCGTAAGTCCAGCTACAGCAGCGACCAGGGCGGCGAGTGCCTCGAAGTCGCCGATCTCCCCCGCCACCCCGCCGTCGCCGTCCGCGACTCCAAGAACCCGGCGGGGCCGATCATCCCCCTGGCCCCCGCCGCGTTCGCCGCCTTCGTCGACTGGGCCGCCACCGCCGCCCACTGA